Genomic window (Pseudomonas hydrolytica):
TAAATCCTCCGGGTGAATACGCGCTTGCCATGCGGCATGGGTGGCGCCAACCTCCTCGTCGGAGGTCAAGCCGAACATCGCCAGACTGCGGGCAGAAAGCCTGAAGCTGTCGGTAGCGATATCCCACTCCCAGAATCCCAGCCCTGCGCCCTCCAGGGCGATGGCGATCCGTTCCTTGTCATCGATTTGCGCTTGTTGGCGATGCTTCAGCTCGTCACGCCTCTGGCGATTGGTACGAACAAAACGCCATATTGCAACCGCCATGCCAATATTGGCAAGTAGCGACACCATCAGCCAAATGGTCGGCCCGTTCATGGTCTATCCCCACCTGACTCACTGAGTGTCTGCCGTAATTCCTCGATCCGGTGGTCGACTTGGTCGGCGTTGATGCCCAACATCAACAGTACCTGCTCGGCCAGTCCCAGTCCCGCAGCCAGGTACAACGGGTACAGTCTGACATTGGGCAGATTACGCAAAAGCTGGGCATCCGTTACGCGCTCAGTGGCCACCACCACGGACAAGCTCAGGCGGCGGCCAGGGTGTCGAGCCGACTGGCATCGCCATACGACACCGGCGCCCCCATCGCACGCCCCGCTTCGACCCGTTGGCGGTCCGATTCCAGCAGCAAATGCGGTATGCCTGCCAGGCGCAGCGTTCGGCTCAGCAGCAGCCCGACGTCATCCGCCTCACAGATGATCACATGGTCGCGCAACGACCGCGCCCGCTCGGCGACTTCGCCTTCTTCGGCCTGCGGTGGCTGACCGAGTGCGCCCGAGCAGCTGAAAGCCCGCGCCCATCGGTCATGGTGTCGGATCAGGAGCGGTGCCAACCCCATGCTCAACACCAGCGCCACCAGCATCGGTTGCACCATGGTGGCGGCGATCAGGTGCTGCTGCATGACCATGCCCAGGAGCAGAAGCGCAAACTCGCCGCCATGACCCAGCACGATGCCTGCGCGCCAGGCGGGTTGCGCGCAGCGCCAGAAAGTTCAGCCCCATCTTGAGAGGCACCAAGGCCAACAGCCAACCCAGTACCGCCAGCGGTGCGGCCACGATCTGCGCGGTGTCCAGCTGCAGGCCAATGGTCACGAAGAACAGGCCCGACAGCACATCACGAAAGGGCTTGAGGTGGTTTTCCATGTGGTACCGGAAATCGCTCTCCCCCAGCACCATGCCGGCAAGAAAGGCACCGAGCGCAGCCGACACACCCAGTGCATGGGCCGCTGCCGCAGCCGCCACCACCAGACTCAGCGAGACCAGCACGAAGGACTCTTCGTGCCCCTGCCGCGCCACCCAGCCCAGCAAACCATGCAACAGGCGGCGCGACGCAACCGCCGAGACGGCAAACAGCAACAGCACGCCCGCCACCTCCCCAAGCACACGGCCAAGCCCGGGAGCATCGCCGCGCGCCCAGATCGCCAGCAGCGCCAGCAAGGGCACACTGGCCAGATCCTGGAACACCAGCACGGCAATGGCGCCGCGGCCGTGGCGTGTGGTCAACTCGCCCTGATCGGCCAGCTGCCGGCTGACCAGCGCTGTCGACGACATGGCCGCCGCCGCGCCCAGCAGTGCGGCGCTGTCGAGCGGCAGCCCCAGCCACAGCAAAGCCAACGCCACCGGTGCGGCGACCATCGCCAGCTGCAGTGTCCCGGCCACCAGCACGGTCTTGCGGGTGAGCCAGAAATGGCCGAGCGAGAACTCCAGCCCGACCATGAACAGCAGCAGCGCCACCCCCAGCTCGGACAGGAAATTCAGCGCCGGTCCCGGCATGATCCAGGCCGTGACCGGAGGGCCCAGCAAGACACCGACCAGCAGATAACCCAGCAAGGTCGGGATATTCAGCCTGGCCGTCAACGCAGCCGCCAGACTGCAGGCGACCAGCAGAATCAGCGTCGTACCGAGCAAGTCCTGCATCGGCCCTCAACTCACCACAGCCGAGGATGCCCAGCGCACGATGTCCTTTGCCCCCATGGCGCCGGCCTGACGCGCGATCTCCCGCCCGCCCCGGAACAGCGCCAGGGTCGGAATGCTGCGGATGCCGAAGCGGGTGGCCAATTGAGGCTCTGCCTCGGTGTCGACCTTGGCCAGCCGTACCTTGGGTTCCAGCAGGCGCGCGTCCTGCTGGAACTGCGGCGCCATCATCTTGCAGGGGCCGCACCAGGGGGCCCAGAAATCGACCAGCAGAGGAATGTCGCTGCGCTCCACGTGGCGCGTGAATGTCGCCGTGGTCAGCTCGATGGGCGCGCCCGTGAACAAAGGTGGCTGGCAACGGCCGCAGTTCGGTTGGTCGGCGAGTTTGGCCGCCGGTACGCGGTTGACGGATTGGCAATGCGGGCAAACATGTGCAGGCTGTCGCTCATGTCGAGACTCCGGGATGGGTTGTAGATGCGGGGGGGGCCGGCTCGGCCGCCGTAGCCGAGGTGGCGCGCTGGAGCCCCTCGGTCAGGCGACGGATATCGGCTTCATCCAGCGTTTCCCGCGCCAGGAGCTCGCGAGCACAGCGCTCCAGCACCGCACGATTGGCATCGAGAATCCCGTAGGCGCACTCGAACACGCCCATCACGATGTCGCGGATGGCCTGATCGATGCGCGCCTGGGTCGATTCGGCCACCCGGCAGCCACCGCTGGCCAACTCGGGCGTGTCGAGGAAGCGCGGTCGCTGCGCTTCGAAGGCGATGTAACCCAAGCCTTCGTCCATGCCGAAGCGAGTGATCATGTCGCGGGCGATGTCGGTGGCCCGCGACAGGTCGTCGGCCGCCCCCGTGGAGAGTTCGCCAAACACCAGCTTCTCGGCCGCGCGTCCGCCCAGAAGCACGGCGATCTTGTGTTCCAGATCCCTGCGCGTCATCAGGAAACGATCTTCGGTCGGACGCTGCAGGGTGTAACCCAAGGCGCCGATGCCACGCGGGATGATGGAAATCTTGTGCACCGGGTCAGTGCCCGGCAGCGCCAGCGCCACCAGCGCATGGCCCATCTCGTGATAGGCCACGGTCTCGCGCTCTTTGGGGTTGAGCACGCGGTTTTTCTTTTCCAGGCCGGCCACGATGCGCTCGATGGCGGCAGTGAAGTCCTGCAGCTCCACGGCCTGCGCGCGGCGGCGGGTTGCGGCCAGCGCCGCCTCGTTGACCAGATTGGCCAGATCCGCGCCCGAGAAGCCGGTGGTCAGCGCGGCCACCTGTTCGAGGTCGACCTCGGGTGCCAGCGCGACTTTCTTGACATGCACCTTCAGGATGTCGAGCCGGCCCTTCTTGTCGGGTCGGTCCACCAGCACCTGGCGATCGAAGCGGCCGGCGCGCAAGAGCGCCTGATCGAGGATTTCAGGGCGGTTGGTCGCGGCCAGAATGATGAGCCCCACGGAGGCATCGAAGCCGTCCAACTCGGTCAGCAACTGGTTGAGCGTCTGCTCGCGCTCGTCATGGCTGCCGATGGGGCCTCCGACACCCCGCGCCCGGCCCAGCGCATCCAGTTCGTCGATGAAGATGATCGCCGGCGCCTGGCCGCGTGCCTGCTCGAACAGGTCGCGCACGCGCGCCGCGCCCACCCCGACGAACATCTCGACAAATTCCGAACCCGAAATGGAGAAAAACGGTACGCCCGCTTCACCCGCCACAGCCTTGGCCAACAAGGTCTTGCCGGTGCCGGGCGGACCGACCAGCAGCACGCCCTTCGGAATGCGCGCCCCAAGACGACCATAGTCCTGCGGGTTCTTCAGGAAATCGACGATTTCGACCAGCTCCGCCTTGGCCTCATCGACGCCGGCCACATCGGCAAAGGTCACACCGGTGTTTTTCTCCATGAACACCTTGGCGCGGCTCTTGCCGATGCTGAGGAACCCGCCCATGCCCTGCTTCTCGGCGAAGCGGCGGAACAGGAAGAACCAGACGCCGAAGAAAGCCACCGCCGGCAGGATCCACGACAACACATCGCGCAGCCAGGTGCTCTCCACCACGCGGGCATAGGGCACGTCGTACTTCGACAGGCGATCGGCAAGATCGGGTTCGACCCGGGTCGCCACGATCGTCGTCTTGCCCCGGCTGTCCGGCGACTTCAGACGCCCGGTCACGCTGCGATCCGACACCAGCACTTCCGCCACTCGACCCTCGGCCAGCGCCTTCTCGAACTCGCTGTAGGGCACGGGCTCGACGGTCTTTGCCGTTTGCCAGTAGTTCTGCAGCGTCAGCAGCAGCAATACGGCGACGATCCAGTAGCCGGTGTTCCATTGATTCTTCTTTTCCATGACGCGTTGCTCCTCGACAAACTGTCGTTAGAGAATGGGTGTGAACAGGCGTGCCAAGCCATCGCGCAATCGCACCGCCAGCGGGCGCTCCCGCAGCATCCTGGGCAACACCGGTACCGATGCATTGCGGACCCCGTCGAACAGCGCCTCCAGCTGCGTGCACAGTGCAGTGTCATAGACTTCAACGTTGAACTCGAAGTTGAGCCGTAGGCTGCGCGCGTCCCAGTTGGCTGACCCCAGGCAGCACCAGAGACCATCGACCAGCATCAATTTGGTGTGATCGAAAGGCCCGGGTCGCTCAAAAATGCGGGCACCATGTTCCATCACCTGCCAGTAATGGGCGCGCGCGGCCCACTGCACGCCCGGGTGATCACCATTGGCAGGCGTCAGCACCTCGATGCGTACCCCCCGCAAAGCGGCTGTGTTCAAGGCGGCGATGATTGGCTGATCGGGCACGAAGTAAGGCGTCCAGATGCGCACCGAATGTCGCGCCGCGCTCAGCGCGCCCGTGAAGATCCACCGCATGCGGTCCAGGGTTTCATCGGGACCGGCCTCGATGCCTCGCGCCAGACTGCCTCCAGCCTCCTCGACTGACATGGGCTCATTGGCCCAGAAACGCTCATCGAGCTGCTCGCCCGTGGTGTCGCACCAATCCTTGGTGAAACAGTGCATGAGCTGCACCACTACCGGCCCTCGCAGCCGAAAATGCAGATCACGAAAAGCCTGCGCGGGTGCATCGGGCTGCCAATAGGGACAGGCGATGTTCATGCCGCCGGTGAAGCCCAACGCGCCGTCGATCACCAGCAGCTTGCGGTGGTTGCGCAGGTGCACTGCATGCAGACGGGCAGGGATCAGCGTCGGGTTGAAAGCGGCAACCGTCACGCCGCAACGCTGCAATCGCTTGTAGGCGCTGTGACGCGCCCATCGGGCGTAGACATCGTCGATCAACACCCGTACCTGTACGCCACGCGCACGCGCCCGGTTCAGGGCATCGACGAACTGCTCGCCGATACCCACGCCGTCAAAGATGTAGGAGGCCAGCACGATGCTGTGTCGGGCCGACTCGATGGCGGCGAGCATGGTCGGGTAGGCCTGTTCGCCACCCACCAACGGATCGATACGGTTGCCACGCGTCAGCGGCTGGCCAGTGGTGCGGCCGACCAATGCAGCCAGACCGGCAAGCGCCGCCGGCTGCGCGTCGTCTCCCTGCGCCGGGCCGGTCGCCCGGGTTGGATGGCTGGCGCTCGGGTAAAGCCGTCGTGCCCGTCGCTGGTAGCGGTTGATGCCGAACAGCAGGTACAACAGCGATCCGAGCAGCGGCAGCATCCCGATCAGCAGCACCCAGAGCGTGGCCGACCGCGGATCACGCTTGTAGACGACCGCGTGACCCGCGGCCACGACCGCCACCGCGATCGAGGCCAGGGAGGCTGCCCATGCCAGGCCGATGGGATCGGACACGGCAGCCTCTCCCAACATTAAGACGCGTCGCTCGCCGACTTCTTCTTGCGCGAGCCCTTACCCGCGTCGCCATGCGGCGCCTCGGCCGCCTTCGCGGCATCCGGCTGCTCTGGCTCGGCCGGCTTCGCGGGTGGCTCCTGGCGCTCGAAGACCACCCGTTCGGCCTTGTCATCCCAGCGGGCGCTGGCGTGATCGCCCTTGCCGATACCGCCACCCAGCATCTCGCGCGCCAGTGCCGTCTCCAGCTCGCTGCGGATCAGCCGCTTGAGCTCACGCGCGCCGAACTCGGGCTTGTAGCCTTCCTCCGCGAAGTGATCGATCAAGGTCTGATCGAAGGTCAGCGTCACGCCCTGGCTGGCGGCGTTGCGGGCCACACGATCGAGCTGCAGGCCGACGATATGGCGGATCTCCTCCTTGCCCAGCGCATGGAATACGATGATCTCGTCGATGCGGTTGATGAACTCGGGGCGGAAGTGTCCGCGCAGCACGTCCATCACCTCGGACTTGGTCTTCTCGTATTCCTCGCCGGCGGCGCTACGGGCCTTCAGCCGACGCTGGATGATGTCCGAGCCCAAGTTCGAGGTGGCGATGATGATGGTATTGGTGAAATCCACCACCCGGCCCTTGCCGTCGGTGAGCCGCCCGTCGTCGAACACCTGCAGCAGGATGTTGTAGACGTCGGGGTGAGCCTTCTCGATCTCGTCCAGCAGCAACACGCTGTAGGGCTTGCGACGCACCTTCTCGGTGAGCTGGCCGCCCTCGTCATAGCCCACATAACCCGGAGGCGCGCCCACCAGGCGTGCCACGGTATGGCGTTCCCCGTACTCGGACATGTCGATGCGCAGCAGCGCACCTTCATCGCCATAGATGGACTCGGCCAGCGCCTTAGCGAGCTCGGTCTTGCCCACGCCGGTCGGCCCGAGGAACAGAAAAGTCGCCACCGGCTTGCTGCCCTCGCGCAGGCCCGCGCGCGACAACCGCACGGCATCGGCCACCGCGCGCACCGCTTCGTCCTGGCCCACCAGGCGCTCGTGCAGCCGCTGCTCCAGATGCAGCAGCTTCTCGCGTTCTTCCACCGTCAGCTCGTTGACCGGAATGCCGGTCAGGCGCGAGACGATCTGCGCGACATGCTCGGCCTTGACTTCGGCGCTGCCCGAGGCGCGCTCGCGTTCCCATTCCTCGACGAGCTTCTTGAGTTCAGTCTCCTTGGTCTCGATGCGCTTGCCCAGCTCGGCGGCCTTGTCGTACTGCTTGCGCGAGGCCATATAGTCCTGCTCACGCCGCAGCTGGTGCAGTTCGGACTCCAGCTCTTGCACCGCCACCGGGCGGGCTGTGGCCGACAGTTTCACGCGTGCGGCCGCCTGGTCGAGCAGGTCGATGGCCTTGTCAGGCAAAAAGCGTGCGGTGATGTAGCGGTCCGACAACTCGGCGGCGGCGATGATCGCATCCTCGGTGATGCTGACCTTGTGATGCGCCTCGAAGGTGTCGCGCAGGCCGCGCAGGATCATCATGGTCTGCGCTACCGTCGGCTCGGGCACCATCACCGGCTGGAAGCGACGCTCCAGCGCGGCGTCCTTCTCGATGTACTTCTGATACTCGTTGAGCGTGGTGGCGCCGATCAGGTTCAGTTCGCCGCGCGCCATCATCGGCTTGAACACGTTGGCCACGTCCAGCCCGCCTTCGCCGCCACCCTGGCCGGCACCGACGATGGTGTGTACCTCGTCGATGAACAGGATCAGCTCGCCCTGGTGCTCGGAGATTTCCTTCAGCACCTTCTGCACGCGCTCCTCGAACTCGCCCCGGTACTTGGCGCCAGCCACCATTGCGTTGATGTTGAGTTCCACCAGGCGCTTGTCGCGCAACGTCTCGGGCACTTCGCCCGCCACCATGCGCTGCGCCAGCCCCTCGACGATGGCGGTCTTGCCCACGCCCGGCTCGCCGATCAGCACCGGGTTGTTCTTCTTGCGCCGGGCCAGCACCTCGATGGTGGTCTCGATCTCCTGCGCGCGGCCGATCACCGGGTCGAGCTTGCCGTCGCGCGCCATCTTGGTCAGGTCACGCGAGTACTTGTCGAGTTCCGGCGTGTTGGTCGGCGTCTCGGCGCGACCATCCTCGGCGCCCTTGCCGACCACCTTGCTGACCTGTTGGCGCAGCGCCTGCGGCGTCAGGCCGTAGCGGCGCAGCAGGTTGGCGGCCAGACCTTCGCCTTCCTCGGCCAGACCGACCAGGAAGTGCTCCGGACCGACATAGGAATGGCCGAGTTCATTGGAGGCCACGAAGGCGCGGCTGAGCGCATCCTTCACGCGGGGCGACACGCCGATCTCGCCCTCGAATGGCTTGTCTCCGCGCTTGGCCTCGGACTCGATCTGCCGCTTGAGGTCATCGACCTTGATCTTGAACTGACCCAGGATGGTCTTGACCACGTCGCTGTCGGCCAGCGCCAGCAGCAGATGTTCGGTATCCACCTCGGAGCGGCCAAATTCGGCAGCGTGTTTGGCGGCCTCCTGCAGCAGGGCTTCCGACTGTTCGCTGATGCGGCTGGCCAAACCACTGCCGCGACGGCGCGGCGCACCCGAACCTGCGGCGGCGGGCTCGCCGAACGAGGCATCGACCACGTCATCGGTATCGGCGGCAACGGGCGTCGCGTCGTCGCCGATGCGGAAGAAATCACTGCCGAGGAAGTCCTCGAACAGGCCGCTGCGCGAGCCGAACAAGGCTTCCAGCGGCGAGACGGTGCGCTTTTGCTGGCGCACCAGTTGGCGGTAATGGTCGTCACACAACAGCATGGTGCTGTGACGCCCGTTGAGATTGGCTTCCACCCGCACGGTGGCGGGTTGGCCGCAGACCTGGCATTGTTTTCTGGCCATGCTGATGCTCCTGAGAAGGTTGAGGCGACGAGGCATCGCGAGTCGCGACACCTCGTCTCGTGCCGGGTTTTTCTTGTGACGAACGAGCCGGCGACGTCAGCTGTTGATCGCGATCGAACGTCCCTGCTTCGGCGCGCTGACCTCGCGCTTGTCGATCGTGACCGTGAGCACCCCGTTCTTGAACGATGCCTTGATCGAATCCTGGTTGGCGTCGTCAGGCAGGTTCAAGGCGCGCTGAAAGCTGCCGTAGGAGCGCTCCACACGGTGGAAGCCACCTTCCTTCTTCTCTTGTTCCTGGCGCTTCTCGCCATGCACCACCAGCACATCGTCGTTGAGGGTGATCTGGATGTCCTTCTCCTCGACACCGGGCACTTCCAGGGCAATCTTGTACTGCTTGTCGGTTTCCTGGATATCCAGGGCCGGCTTCAGCATGCCCGACCAATCGGATGGCAGCCGCGGCATGGCCAGCGCCGGAAAACCGAAGCCCCGGAACGCGTCATCGAACAGCCGGTCGATCTCGCGATGCAGTTGCAGGATCGGGCTGACTGGCCCGCTCGCTGCTGGCAGGTCATTGCGCTGCACCGGCAGGGAAGAGGCGGTCTGCTGCTCTTGCTGCTCGTTCTTGAACCAGTTCCAGGGAGCCAACTTCTTGAAATCAATGTCCATGTCATACCTCCAGAAAAATTGAAAAACGAGTTACTCAAGCCCTTTGCCTGCTGCGACGGGCAGTGCGCCCAGGCGACACGGGCTGCTCGGATGACTGCTGCTGTTCACGCTTGCGCATCACCTCCTTCTTTGCTCCGGCTCGGGTCTGATCATTGATCCACTGATCGATTTCACTTTGACGAAACCGCCACGTCCCGCCCACCTTGAAAGCCGGAATTTCCCCGTGCGCGCGAGCCGATAAAGCGTCCGCTTGCCGACTTTCAAGTACGCAGCCAATTCATCGAGCGTGAAAATCACCTGTAGGTGCGCTTTCATCTCACCCTCTCCAATCGCGTCGCTTTGCGGTTCCGGCCAAGGAAATCCTTACAAGACTTTGCAAGATATTGCGCTTACCAGGACAAACATCAAGAGTCAATGTACAGCGATCTCCCGCCCCATTGATGCAGGTCAACTGCTCAGGCAAGGCGCAGCGGGGCGGCCTGATCAGGCCATGGACAGCGCCTGGCTCGTCAGCCTGCGTGTGCCACAGGCGCCTCGATCAAACACCGATCCTCACGTTGTAGCCGAGTGCCCGCAGCCCCTTGCTCGTCTGCATGTTCCTTGGCGGAAACTCGTCTGGGCGCGCCCAGCCGACGATTTCCCCGAGGCTGCTCAGGCCAACGTGCGGAATTGCCCAGTCGTCGCTGCGGATCGCGTTCCAGAGTCGGGCCGAAACACTTCCGTTGCCCCAGACAACGTAGTTCAACAGTATCCGTCCGGCCAAAACACCTTCCCGACACCGCCGCCGAAGGCCATGGCCCATCAAGCGGATTTTCCATGCCCCCTCAGCGCCGTACCTACAGCAAATCTTTCAAGGCCCAGGTCATTCAGGAGTGTTCTGAACCCGGTGCCTCCATCGCAAACATCGCCTTGGGCTACAGCCTCAATGCCAACCTCGTCCACAAATGGATTCGGCTGCATACCCAGAAAACCACGGCTATCCAGCCAGCGTTCATCCCGTTGCCTTCTCAAATGCTCGGCGCGGGATCGCATGCTCAAGTGCGCTGCTGCGATCATGAGTTTGATCCAGTCGGCCCGTAATAATGGGCACGATCCGTATGCCTATCTCAAGGATGTGCTGACACGGTTGCCGACGCAGCGGGCGCCTCAGACTAACAATGCCACCCCTGCGTCGCTGCGCTCCGACTGCCTGTCCGAATGATCGTGGAACAGGTGTCCGGATCAGCGTGGGCTGAGTGTCCGAATGGCGTGGAATCCGCACTTCTTCAGCGGCCAATACAGTTCGGCTGGGCTATAAAGACTCCCAGGTTGGCGTCCAGAGCCAAGCAACAATTTGATCTACACGAGGAAGGAACCACATGGCCCTTAGTGACTATTGGAAGGGACCTGAGCACCGGAGGCGGGCCGATGATCTTGACCTGCAACTGACTGACCTTCAGGCGCGCTATCAGCAACTTCAGGCACTCACCAGGCAGATCGGCGCCATGGAAGTCGTAGAGGTCAAAAATCTGATCGCTCAGGAGAAAAGAAAGCTGGCGGCCGTGCACCAGGAGGTTCAGCGAGCTGAGCAAGATGCAGCTGCGCTCGCGCAACGCTCCTCTGACTTGCAGAGGGAGATCCTCGTCTGGGAAGAGACACTGCTTCTTGAAAGCTTTGCGCTCTACGAGCCCAAGTTCAAGTTGAACTCCAGCCATGAGTACAAAGCCCGACTGGTCGGGGTTCGCGAGCAGCAGAAAGCCTTAATCAAAAGTGGAACGGCAGCGAGTGGAAACACTAACTGGGAGGTGAATGGGAGCAAGGTAGAAGGTCGGAAGCTGGTCAACGACATGATCAAGTTGGTGCTCCGATCATTCAACAATGAAGCTGACTACTGCGTCGACAATGTAAAATTCGACAACGTAGAGCTGGGCGAAAAGCGCATTCTGAAGTCCTTCGAAACCTGCAACCGTCTCGGCAGAGTGATGTCCGTTGAGCTATCTCGGAAGTACCTGAGCCTCAAGATTGACGAACTGCACCTTGCCCATGAGTTTCAGGTTAAGAAGCAAGAGGAAAAGGAAGATGCCAAGCGCGCCCGAGAAGAGCTGCGGGAACAGCAGAAGCTAGAGCAGGAGATTCGCGCCGCTCGGGAGAAGATCGCTAAGGAGCGCAAACACTTCGCGACCGCAATGCGCGAGCTACAGGCTCGCTTGGAAAAGGCACAATCGGAGGAGGAACGCGCGCCGCTTGTGGCCAAGTTGGCAGAGATTGAAGCAGGTCGCGCTGCGCTGGAAAGCGAAGAGAAACTTATCGACTATCGCGAACAGAACGCCAAAGCTGGCTACGTTTATGTGATCTCCAACGTCGGAGCATTCGGGGAAGGAATTTACAAGATCGGTATGACCCGCCGCCTGGAGCCAATGGATCGCGTCGATGAGTTAGGTGATGCGTCGGTGCCATTCTGGTTTGACGTACATGCGATGGTTTTCTCGGATAACGCCCCAGCATTGGAAGCAAAGCTTCATGAACGTTTTGCGGCCGGTCGGTTAAATAAGGTTAACGGGCGCAAGGAGTTCTTCCGCGCCGACATTGCTGAAATAGAGGCGGTCATTCGAGAAAACTACGATGCTGCTGTCGAGGTCACTCACGAAGCTCCAGCAGAGCAGTATCGAGAGAGCCTACGGATGGAATCACCCAAGGCTACAGTTCAGCAATTAGAACCAGCTGCAGCACAGAGCTGAATCCCCGGTTTCGTAGGTACCTTCAAGCCTTAAATGGAAGTCCTCTAAGTCTCTGCATGATCGGCCGCTTCTGGCCGAAAGCAGAGGATACGGC
Coding sequences:
- a CDS encoding transposase; translated protein: MPPQRRTYSKSFKAQVIQECSEPGASIANIALGYSLNANLVHKWIRLHTQKTTAIQPAFIPLPSQMLGAGSHAQVRCCDHEFDPVGP
- the clpK gene encoding heat shock survival AAA family ATPase ClpK — encoded protein: MARKQCQVCGQPATVRVEANLNGRHSTMLLCDDHYRQLVRQQKRTVSPLEALFGSRSGLFEDFLGSDFFRIGDDATPVAADTDDVVDASFGEPAAAGSGAPRRRGSGLASRISEQSEALLQEAAKHAAEFGRSEVDTEHLLLALADSDVVKTILGQFKIKVDDLKRQIESEAKRGDKPFEGEIGVSPRVKDALSRAFVASNELGHSYVGPEHFLVGLAEEGEGLAANLLRRYGLTPQALRQQVSKVVGKGAEDGRAETPTNTPELDKYSRDLTKMARDGKLDPVIGRAQEIETTIEVLARRKKNNPVLIGEPGVGKTAIVEGLAQRMVAGEVPETLRDKRLVELNINAMVAGAKYRGEFEERVQKVLKEISEHQGELILFIDEVHTIVGAGQGGGEGGLDVANVFKPMMARGELNLIGATTLNEYQKYIEKDAALERRFQPVMVPEPTVAQTMMILRGLRDTFEAHHKVSITEDAIIAAAELSDRYITARFLPDKAIDLLDQAAARVKLSATARPVAVQELESELHQLRREQDYMASRKQYDKAAELGKRIETKETELKKLVEEWERERASGSAEVKAEHVAQIVSRLTGIPVNELTVEEREKLLHLEQRLHERLVGQDEAVRAVADAVRLSRAGLREGSKPVATFLFLGPTGVGKTELAKALAESIYGDEGALLRIDMSEYGERHTVARLVGAPPGYVGYDEGGQLTEKVRRKPYSVLLLDEIEKAHPDVYNILLQVFDDGRLTDGKGRVVDFTNTIIIATSNLGSDIIQRRLKARSAAGEEYEKTKSEVMDVLRGHFRPEFINRIDEIIVFHALGKEEIRHIVGLQLDRVARNAASQGVTLTFDQTLIDHFAEEGYKPEFGARELKRLIRSELETALAREMLGGGIGKGDHASARWDDKAERVVFERQEPPAKPAEPEQPDAAKAAEAPHGDAGKGSRKKKSASDAS
- a CDS encoding NAD-binding protein codes for the protein MLVALVLSMGLAPLLIRHHDRWARAFSCSGALGQPPQAEEGEVAERARSLRDHVIICEADDVGLLLSRTLRLAGIPHLLLESDRQRVEAGRAMGAPVSYGDASRLDTLAAA
- the trxC gene encoding thioredoxin TrxC translates to MPESRHERQPAHVCPHCQSVNRVPAAKLADQPNCGRCQPPLFTGAPIELTTATFTRHVERSDIPLLVDFWAPWCGPCKMMAPQFQQDARLLEPKVRLAKVDTEAEPQLATRFGIRSIPTLALFRGGREIARQAGAMGAKDIVRWASSAVVS
- a CDS encoding helix-turn-helix transcriptional regulator, with product MKAHLQVIFTLDELAAYLKVGKRTLYRLARTGKFRLSRWAGRGGFVKVKSISGSMIRPEPEQRRR
- the hsp20 gene encoding small heat shock protein sHSP20, which codes for MDIDFKKLAPWNWFKNEQQEQQTASSLPVQRNDLPAASGPVSPILQLHREIDRLFDDAFRGFGFPALAMPRLPSDWSGMLKPALDIQETDKQYKIALEVPGVEEKDIQITLNDDVLVVHGEKRQEQEKKEGGFHRVERSYGSFQRALNLPDDANQDSIKASFKNGVLTVTIDKREVSAPKQGRSIAINS
- the cls gene encoding cardiolipin synthase, producing MSDPIGLAWAASLASIAVAVVAAGHAVVYKRDPRSATLWVLLIGMLPLLGSLLYLLFGINRYQRRARRLYPSASHPTRATGPAQGDDAQPAALAGLAALVGRTTGQPLTRGNRIDPLVGGEQAYPTMLAAIESARHSIVLASYIFDGVGIGEQFVDALNRARARGVQVRVLIDDVYARWARHSAYKRLQRCGVTVAAFNPTLIPARLHAVHLRNHRKLLVIDGALGFTGGMNIACPYWQPDAPAQAFRDLHFRLRGPVVVQLMHCFTKDWCDTTGEQLDERFWANEPMSVEEAGGSLARGIEAGPDETLDRMRWIFTGALSAARHSVRIWTPYFVPDQPIIAALNTAALRGVRIEVLTPANGDHPGVQWAARAHYWQVMEHGARIFERPGPFDHTKLMLVDGLWCCLGSANWDARSLRLNFEFNVEVYDTALCTQLEALFDGVRNASVPVLPRMLRERPLAVRLRDGLARLFTPIL
- a CDS encoding cation:proton antiporter: MQDLLGTTLILLVACSLAAALTARLNIPTLLGYLLVGVLLGPPVTAWIMPGPALNFLSELGVALLLFMVGLEFSLGHFWLTRKTVLVAGTLQLAMVAAPVALALLWLGLPLDSAALLGAAAAMSSTALVSRQLADQGELTTRHGRGAIAVLVFQDLASVPLLALLAIWARGDAPGLGRVLGEVAGVLLLFAVSAVASRRLLHGLLGWVARQGHEESFVLVSLSLVVAAAAAAHALGVSAALGAFLAGMVLGESDFRYHMENHLKPFRDVLSGLFFVTIGLQLDTAQIVAAPLAVLGWLLALVPLKMGLNFLALRATRLARRHRAGSWRRVCASAPGHGHAAAPDRRHHGATDAGGAGVEHGVGTAPDPTP
- the ftsH gene encoding ATP-dependent zinc metalloprotease FtsH; amino-acid sequence: MEKKNQWNTGYWIVAVLLLLTLQNYWQTAKTVEPVPYSEFEKALAEGRVAEVLVSDRSVTGRLKSPDSRGKTTIVATRVEPDLADRLSKYDVPYARVVESTWLRDVLSWILPAVAFFGVWFFLFRRFAEKQGMGGFLSIGKSRAKVFMEKNTGVTFADVAGVDEAKAELVEIVDFLKNPQDYGRLGARIPKGVLLVGPPGTGKTLLAKAVAGEAGVPFFSISGSEFVEMFVGVGAARVRDLFEQARGQAPAIIFIDELDALGRARGVGGPIGSHDEREQTLNQLLTELDGFDASVGLIILAATNRPEILDQALLRAGRFDRQVLVDRPDKKGRLDILKVHVKKVALAPEVDLEQVAALTTGFSGADLANLVNEAALAATRRRAQAVELQDFTAAIERIVAGLEKKNRVLNPKERETVAYHEMGHALVALALPGTDPVHKISIIPRGIGALGYTLQRPTEDRFLMTRRDLEHKIAVLLGGRAAEKLVFGELSTGAADDLSRATDIARDMITRFGMDEGLGYIAFEAQRPRFLDTPELASGGCRVAESTQARIDQAIRDIVMGVFECAYGILDANRAVLERCARELLARETLDEADIRRLTEGLQRATSATAAEPAPPASTTHPGVST